The Pygocentrus nattereri isolate fPygNat1 chromosome 2, fPygNat1.pri, whole genome shotgun sequence genome has a window encoding:
- the LOC108417103 gene encoding 5-beta-cholestane-3-alpha,7-alpha-diol 12-alpha-hydroxylase-like: MGFLLQILLALFVSLLGGLYLLGAFRRWRPGEPPLDKGPLPWLGHVLEFRRDTAKFLERMKKKHGDIFTVQLGGFYITFLTDPHSFGSVIKEARANLDFTEFARHLVKQVFGYVCVDDDHKYIQTSSNKHLMGDGLVVMTQAMMNNLQNLMLHSIGSGDNGKPWQEAGLFYYCYNIVFRAGYLALFGNETAKTSGNLEKAKETDRNHSDELFTEFRKYDQLFPKLAYGVLGPSEKMEAERLKRLFWNMLSVQNVNSKENISGWVMESQQVRAEQGMDEIMLNRYMFLLLWASQGNTGPASFWLLLFLMKHPDAMKAIRGEVEEVLRETGQEVKHGGPLINLTRDMLLKTPILDSAVEESLRMTAAPVLTRAVLQDMTLKMANGQQYSIRKGDRVALFPYTAVQMDPEVHPDPHSFKYNRFLSAEGGKKADFYKGGKKLKYYTMPWGAGSTMCPGRFFATNELKQFVFLLLTYFDFELKNPDEKIPDIDTKRWGFGTMQPTRDIQFRYRLRF, translated from the coding sequence aTGGGCTTTCTGCTGCAAATTCTGCTggctctgtttgtctctctgctAGGAGGGCTTTATCTCCTGGGAGCCTTCCGTCGGTGGAGACCAGGGGAACCCCCACTGGATAAAGGCCCTCTGCCCTGGCTGGGACATGTGCTGGAGTTCAGGAGAGACACCGCAAAGTTCCTGgagagaatgaagaaaaaacacGGTGACATTTTCACGGTGCAGCTGGGAGGGTTTTACATCACTTTCCTGACGGATCCACATTCCTTCGGTTCGGTGATCAAAGAGGCGCGTGCAAATCTAGACTTCACCGAGTTTGCGCGGCATCTGGTCAAGCAAGTATTTGGTTACGTTTGCGTAGATGATGACCACAAGTACATCCAGACCTCCAGCAACAAGCATCTGATGGGGGATGGGTTGGTTGTAATGACTCAGGCTATGATGAACAACCTCCAGAACCTCATGCTGCACAGCATTGGCTCCGGCGACAACGGCAAACCGTGGCAGGAGGCCGGGCTcttctactactgctacaacATCGTCTTCCGCGCTGGTTACTTGGCGCTGTTTGGAAACGAGACTGCAAAAACTTCAGGAAATTTGGAGAAAGCCAAGGAAACGGACCGAAATCACTCAGATGAACTCTTCACCGAGTTCCGCAAGTATGACcagctcttccccaaactggcATATGGTGTACTGGGGCCCTCGGAGAAGATGGAGGCTGAGCGGCTGAAGAGGCTCTTCTGGAACATGCTGTCGGTGCAGAACGTCAATTCCAAGGAGAACATCAGCGGTTGGGTGATGGAGTCGCAGCAGGTACGGGCAGAACAAGGCATGGATGAAATCATGCTGAACAGATACATGTTTCTTCTCCTGTGGGCGTCCCAGGGCAACACGGGTCCTGCCAGTTTCTGGCTGCTCCTGTTCCTAATGAAGCACCCCGACGCCATGAAAGCCATCAGAGGCGAGGTGGAGGAGGTTCTCCGTGAAACGGGGCAAGAGGTGAAGCATGGTGGACCACTGATCAACCTGACCAGAGACATGCTGCTCAAAACCCCCATTCTGGACAGCGCAGTGGAGGAGAGCCTTCGCATGACGGCTGCCCCCGTCCTCACCAGGGCCGTCCTGCAGGACATGACTCTAAAAATGGCCAATGGGCAGCAGTACAGCATCCGCAAGGGTGACCGAGTGGCCCTGTTTCCATACACCGCCGTGCAGATGGACCCAGAAGTGCATCCTGACCCACATTCCTTCAAGTACAACCGCTTCCTCTCGGCTGAGGGGGGCAAAAAGGCCGACTTCTACAAAGGGGGTAAGAAACTGAAGTACTACACCATGCCCTGGGGCGCCGGGTCCACCATGTGCCCTGGAAGGTTCTTCGCCACAAACGAGCTGAAACAGTTTGTGTTCCTCCTGCTCACGTATTTTGACTTTGAGCTGAAAAACCCAGATGAGAAGATTCCAGACATTGACACCAAGCGATGGGGATTTGGAACCATGCAACCGACGCGGGACATCCAGTTCAGATACAGGCTCAGGTTTTAG